The Mesorhizobium sp. AR10 genome includes the window CTGCTGTTTGAACAGCACGTCCACCATGGGGAAATAGTTATCCTTGGCGCAGCGCGCCAGCATGAAACCGGCCTCGGCGCTGGGATCGAAGGGAAATTCGCGCAGGATGTAGCGGGCCTTGCCGGTGTCGATGTATTTCGTCTTCAGCTCCGGGAAGGTGGTTGCGGCGAAATGCGCGCAATGCGGGCAGGTCATCGAGGCATATTCGACGATGGTGACCTTGGCGTCGTCCTTGCCCAACTGCATGTCTGGCAGTGCGCCCGGCTTGAGCAGTGCCGTCATATCAACCGCACCCGTGGATTCCGGCGCCTGCACAGCGGCCGGCGCGGCCGGGGCCGCCGGAGCGGCGGGAGCCGCAGGCTTCACATCTTCCGCCTTGGCTTCCTCGCCGGAGTCGCTGCATGCGGCGAGCAGAACCACCGCCGGAACGGCGGCCAGCGAGGACAGGATTGTTCGGCGAGACAAGCTTTTGTCGAACTGGGCACGGTTCATGCGAATCACCTGACTATGGTTGGATTTTGCAATGCAAAGGCTAGAAAAGGCGAGAGTTGGCGCGAATTAAGGCATAGCCATCCCCATTCCAATCGCCAAACTCGATGCGCATAATCACGAATGCGCGAGATTGTCACTTCCTTTCGCCAAGAATGGTGGCGCCGAGCCGCTCCAGCGAGGCCCGCAATCCGTCATCCTCGATCAGCCCGACAGTGCCTGACAGTTTTGCCTTCTCAGCCGCGGTCAGCGGCCTGAAGCTTGGTTTGGGCCGGCCTTTGTCCGCCGTCACCGGCTTCTGCACGATCCTGATCCGGCCAATGGCGTTGAAGCCGAGGAAGGCGTTGACCCGGTTGATGATCTCGCCGGTTTCGTGCTGCAGATGGAGCGCGGCCATGCCCTCGCAGGCGATGACCAGAACCGCCGGCTCGAACGGGTCATCCTCATGCATGCGGCGCGGCCACTGGATCTTTTCAGGGCGCGAGTGGCCGGCGAGCCGCGGACCGGCTATCTCTTCCCATGATTGGACGAGCCCGATCGAAATGCCGGCCCGCTTACGCAGCACCGGATCGAGAATTGCGGTTGCAAGATCGCTCACCGGAACAGGATTGCCGAAGGGCCTTTTCCCTGCCATGTGCGTTCTCCAGTCATGACCCAAGGCCAGTTTCCGATCAATGGCACTGCACGACCAGACCCGCAAGGCCGCATCACGGGAGAGCGGCAAGGCTGCACCCGGGGAGAGCGGCAAAGCCGCCTCCGGGGATAGCAAGGCTGCATCCGGGGAGAGCGGCAAAGCCGCCTCCGGGATCGCCTCCCGCCTGCTTGGCTGGTACGACGTGCACCACCGCGAGTTGCCGTGGCGCATTCCGCCGCGCGCCCTGACGGGCGGTGAGCGGCCCGATCCCTACCGCGTCTGGCTGTCCGAGGTCATGCTGCAGCAGACCACGGTCGAGGCGGTAAAGGCCTATTTCCGCGCCTTTGTCGAGAAATGGCCTGATGTAAACGCACTCGCCGAGGCACAGACCGAGGACGTCATGAAGGCCTGGGCCGGGCTCGGCTACTACTCCCGAGCGCGCAATCTCAAGGCCTGCGCCGATCTCGTGGCACTTCGAGGCGGCCGATTTCCCGAAACGGAAGCTGGTTTGCGGGAATTGCCGGGGATAGGCGTCTACACGGCGGCGGCGATTGCCGCGATCGCCTTCGACAAACCCGCCGCGGTGGTCGACGGAAATGTCGAGCGCGTCATCTCCAGATTGTTTTCGATCGCCACGCCGCTGAGCGAGGCCAAGGCCGAGATACGCACCTATGTCGAACGCATGGTCCCGCAGACAAGGCCGGGCGACTTCGCCCAGGCGATGATGGATCTGGGCGCTACGATCTGCACGCCGCGACGGCCGCGCTGCATGCTCTGCCCGCTGCGCGAGGATTGCAGCGCGACTGTATCGGGCGACCCCGAACGCTTCCCGGTCCGCTTGCCGAAGAGCGACAAACCATTGCGGCGCGGCGCAGCCTTCATTGCCGTGCGAGCCGACGGCGCCATCCTCTTGCGCAAGCGCCAGGAGAAAGGCCTGCTCGGCGGCATGACCGAGGTGCCGACGACCGGCTGGACCGCACGGATCGACGGCGCGACCACCGACGCGGCAGCCCCCTTCCCCGCCAACTGGCGGCGTGCCGGCCAGATTGCGCATGTCTTCACCCATTTCGCGCTCGAACTCGACGTCTTTCATGCGCATGTGAATGACGACACGCCGGCCGGCCATTTCTGGTCGCTGCCATCGGACATTTCGGGCGAGGCGTTGCCGACTGTCATGAAAAAGGCGATCGAGGCTGCGATACCCGGCGCAACGAAAAAGCCGTCGCAACGCACTGCAAGAGGCCCGCATGACTGAAATCCGCCACATCGTTTTCGACATCGGAAGAGTGCTGATCCACTATGACCCTGACATTCCGTTCAGCCGCCTCATTCCGGATGCCGAAGAGAGAAAGTGGTTTTTCGACAATGTCTGCACGCATGACTGGAACATCGAGCAGGACCGCGGACGGACCTGGGAGGAGGCCGAGGCTCTAGCCATCGCGGCGTATCCCGATCATGCTGAAAACATTCGCAATTTCCGCCGTCACTGGCACGAAATGGTGCCACATGCCTATGACGACACCGTCACCATCATGGTCGGCCTGATCGAGACCGGTCACGACGTGACCATGCTGACCAATTTTGCCGCCGATACGCTTGCCGAAGCCCGGCAGCGTTTCGATTTTCTCAACCGGCCGCGCGGTGTGACGGTGTCGGCCGACATCCGCCAGATCAAGCCGGACCGCGCCATCTACGACCACCACGTCGCCGCCTTCGGCCTCGAACCATCGGCCACCCTGTTCATCGATGACAGCCAGAAGAATGTCGACGGCGCCAGGGCGGCCGGCTGGCAGGCCGTGCTGTTCACCGACGCAAAAACGCTCGAGGCGGATCTCGAGCGTCTGGGGATCAAGGTCTGATCTAGAACCTATTTGACCATGATCTTTTCCGAAAACCGGTTCCCACTTTTCGGGATCATGGTCTATGCCCCTGCCCGCTCCATGCCGAGGCGGGCGATGCGGCGAAGCTCGTCGATCGGGGTCAGGCCGCCGCTGCGCTCATAGTGCCAGAAGGTCCAGCCGTTGCAGGCGTCCAGCCCCTGCACTTCGGCGCCGATCTTGTGGATCGAGCCGGCGCTGTCGCCGATCGCCACCGTGCCGTCGGCGCGCACCTTGGCCGCCCAGCGCTTCTTGGCGTCGTAAAGCGTGGCGCCAGGGGTCATCAAGCCGGTGTCGATGAGGCTGACAAACGCTACGCGCGGCTCGGCGCGCTTGCCGGTAAGCACGGTCAGATCGGCGCCCTCCAGCGGCCGCACTGCGTCGATGCGCTCGTTGGCGGCGTCGATATAGGCCTGTTCGCGCTCGATGCCGACAAAATGGCGGCCGAGGCGTTTTGCCACCGCGCCGGTGGTGCCGGACCCGAAGAAGGGATCGAGCACGATATCGCCGGGCTTGGTCGAGGCCATCATGATGCGGGCAAGCAGCGCTTCCGGCTTCTGCGTCGGGTGCAGCTTGTCGCCATTGTCGTTCTTCAAGCGCTCGCCGCCGGTGCAGATCGGAAACAGCCAGTCGGAACGCATCTGGATGTCGTCGTTCGATGCCTTCATCGCCTCGTAGTTGAAGGTGTAACCCTTACCCTTCTGGTCGCGCGAGGCCCAGATCATCGTCTCATGGGCGTTCTGGAAGCGGCGGCCGCGGAAATTCGGCATCGGATTGGTCTTGCGCCAGACGACATCGTTCAGGATCCAGAAGCCGAGATCCTGCATCTTGGCGCCGACCCTGAAAATATTGTGATAGGAGCCGATGACCCAGATGGTGCCATTGGGCTTCAGCACGCGCCGCGCCGCCAGCAACCAGGCGCGGGTGAAGGCGTCGTAGGCTTCAAAGCTCTCGAACTGGTCCCAGTCGTCGTCGACGGCATCGACCTTGGACTGGTCGGGCCGGTGCAGATCGCCGTCGAGTTGCAGATTGTAGGGCGGATCGGCGAAGATCACGTCGATGGATTTTTCGGGCAGCCGGTCGAGTGCGGCGACGCAATCGCCCTTCAGGATCGTATCCAGCCATTCGGATTGCTGGGGAGTGTGGGAAAGCTCGTCGAGAAGACGCACGGCAGACATTGTTACACCCAAGACACGCGTTGCTGTTTACTCTCCGTTATGGTTACCGATCAGCGTAAATATTCAGTGAAGGCTGGCCGAATTTGCGAAGCCCGGCCTGTTGGTGTATGCCGCGCCGCCTGAGCCTTCCCGGGTCCCCTTGGGGCCTTTGCCTCCTCCCTTGTACCGGATCACCATGCCCCAGCCCGACCTTGTCATCTTCGATTGCGACGGCGTTCTCGTCGATTCCGAAATCATCGCCGCACGCATCGAAGCCGAGCTTTTGACTTCGGCTGGATTTGAGATATCGCCCGAGGAGATCTCGGAGACCTATGCCGGG containing:
- the mutY gene encoding A/G-specific adenine glycosylase; this translates as MALHDQTRKAASRESGKAAPGESGKAASGDSKAASGESGKAASGIASRLLGWYDVHHRELPWRIPPRALTGGERPDPYRVWLSEVMLQQTTVEAVKAYFRAFVEKWPDVNALAEAQTEDVMKAWAGLGYYSRARNLKACADLVALRGGRFPETEAGLRELPGIGVYTAAAIAAIAFDKPAAVVDGNVERVISRLFSIATPLSEAKAEIRTYVERMVPQTRPGDFAQAMMDLGATICTPRRPRCMLCPLREDCSATVSGDPERFPVRLPKSDKPLRRGAAFIAVRADGAILLRKRQEKGLLGGMTEVPTTGWTARIDGATTDAAAPFPANWRRAGQIAHVFTHFALELDVFHAHVNDDTPAGHFWSLPSDISGEALPTVMKKAIEAAIPGATKKPSQRTARGPHD
- a CDS encoding HAD family hydrolase, which codes for MTEIRHIVFDIGRVLIHYDPDIPFSRLIPDAEERKWFFDNVCTHDWNIEQDRGRTWEEAEALAIAAYPDHAENIRNFRRHWHEMVPHAYDDTVTIMVGLIETGHDVTMLTNFAADTLAEARQRFDFLNRPRGVTVSADIRQIKPDRAIYDHHVAAFGLEPSATLFIDDSQKNVDGARAAGWQAVLFTDAKTLEADLERLGIKV
- a CDS encoding DsbA family protein, with product MNRAQFDKSLSRRTILSSLAAVPAVVLLAACSDSGEEAKAEDVKPAAPAAPAAPAAPAAVQAPESTGAVDMTALLKPGALPDMQLGKDDAKVTIVEYASMTCPHCAHFAATTFPELKTKYIDTGKARYILREFPFDPSAEAGFMLARCAKDNYFPMVDVLFKQQANWVGVNNTKDALLQISKLAGFTQESFEACLTDQKLLDDVRSVQKRGSDEFKVDSTPTFFINGKTYKGALSIAEISAIIDPLL
- a CDS encoding site-specific DNA-methyltransferase, coding for MSAVRLLDELSHTPQQSEWLDTILKGDCVAALDRLPEKSIDVIFADPPYNLQLDGDLHRPDQSKVDAVDDDWDQFESFEAYDAFTRAWLLAARRVLKPNGTIWVIGSYHNIFRVGAKMQDLGFWILNDVVWRKTNPMPNFRGRRFQNAHETMIWASRDQKGKGYTFNYEAMKASNDDIQMRSDWLFPICTGGERLKNDNGDKLHPTQKPEALLARIMMASTKPGDIVLDPFFGSGTTGAVAKRLGRHFVGIEREQAYIDAANERIDAVRPLEGADLTVLTGKRAEPRVAFVSLIDTGLMTPGATLYDAKKRWAAKVRADGTVAIGDSAGSIHKIGAEVQGLDACNGWTFWHYERSGGLTPIDELRRIARLGMERAGA
- a CDS encoding DUF721 domain-containing protein, encoding MAGKRPFGNPVPVSDLATAILDPVLRKRAGISIGLVQSWEEIAGPRLAGHSRPEKIQWPRRMHEDDPFEPAVLVIACEGMAALHLQHETGEIINRVNAFLGFNAIGRIRIVQKPVTADKGRPKPSFRPLTAAEKAKLSGTVGLIEDDGLRASLERLGATILGERK